One stretch of Williamwhitmania taraxaci DNA includes these proteins:
- a CDS encoding DeoR family transcriptional regulator — protein sequence MIIRFVQEIGNITTKELANKCAVSQITIKRDIEKLKSQNRLRRVGSAKGGYWEVTN from the coding sequence ATGATAATTAGGTTTGTTCAGGAGATTGGTAATATTACAACTAAGGAGTTGGCGAATAAATGTGCGGTATCGCAGATTACGATAAAAAGAGATATTGAGAAGCTGAAGTCACAGAATAGATTAAGGAGAGTAGGCTCAGCAAAAGGTGGATATTGGGAGGTTACAAATTAA